AGCGCTTTTACTAACGGCTTTACTCGCTAGAAAGGAACTAGTGCCATGGAAAATTTACCACCATGGACAATTCCCTTAATCATTGCCTTAGCGCTCTTTGGCGCTGGAGCGGTGATCTTTCGCAAATTGAGGGAAACTAAGTCCAATTCGGTTGATGGTCGCCTCGCTACGTTTGCCGAACGTAGTCGCAACCAAACCGAAAGTAACGAACGTGGCATGAGCGCTTTGGCCAGTCGGGTTGATTCAATGGTCAACCGCGGCCAAAAAGGCTCAGATTTGGCCCGCGATCTCGCCCAAGCTGACCTTAAACTTACCGTAACCGAATTTATTATGATGAAATTTGGTTCGGTTATTTTATTTGCCTTGTTTGGGGTGTTCCTTGGCCGGGCCAACTTCTTGGCAGTTGTGGCCTGTGGGGTGGTTGGGGCAATTATCGGCTTTATCGTTCCCGATAAAGTTGTGAGCTTTAAGCAAGCTTCACGCTTGAAGGCATTCAACAACCAATTAGGCGATACGGTTGGTTTGTTGGCCAACTCGCTACGCTCTGGTTATAGCTTATTACAATCGATGGATTTGGTATCACGCGAAGCGCCACCACCGATTTCAGTCGAGTTTCGCCGCGTGGTTCAAGAGGTTGGTTTGGGGCTTTCGCTTGAAGATGGGATGAATAATCTGTTGCGGCGAGTACCAAGCGATGACCTTGATTTGATGGTTTCGGCGATTAATATTCAGGCTGAAGTTGGCGGCAACTTGGCTGAGATTCTTGATACGATTGCCCACACCATTCGGGAACGGGTACGGATCAAAGGTCAAATTCGGGTGCTTACCTCACAAGCTCGCTATTCGGGTTATGTGGTTACGCTCCTGCCAATTGCAATTGCGATAATTATTACTTTGCTCAACCCTGAGTATATGGCCCCACTGATGAGCTTTGGGCTGCCCCCAGAGAATTGGTGCTGTATGCCAGTCTGTAGCGCAATGATGATGATTGCGGGCTTCTTCGCAATCAAGAGCATTGTTAATATTGAAGTCTAAAGGGAGCTTACTATGCCCTTACTGATAGGATTAGTTGTACTGGTTATTGTTTTTGGGATTGGGTTTATGGTGCTCAACCAGCGCCGTCAAACTGATACCGTCTCTAATCGGTTGGCCCAATTCACCGAACGCTCCATGAATCTTGAGGATCTGGAGTTGCAGTTACCGTTTATGCAACGGGTTGTCACGCCAATTCTGAACAATGTGTTTGTGAAGCTTGGGCAATCGGCTAAAGGTAACGATAAACTGCGCACCAATTTAATGCTTGCTGGTAATCCTGGTAATTTAACCCCAGCCATGTTTACTGGGATGCGGATTTTTATCGCGCTGGCACTGTTTGGTGTGATTTTCTTGGTATGTATGTTGGCCAAGGTTGAAACCGCTAGTACGCTGCAATGGTCGGGGATTGGCGGCGGTTTAGGCTTCTTATTGCCAGCTATGTGGCTTGGTCGCCAAATTAAGAAGCGCCAAAAAGTGATTCTTAAAGCCCTGCCAGATGCGCTCGATTTGCTCTCCATCAGTGTTACCGCAGGTTTGGGCTTCGATGCTGCCTTACAACGGGTGGCTGAAAAGTGGGATAACGAGTTGTGCCGTGAGTTCCGACGGGCACTCTCCGATATTCGCTTAGGCACTCAACGCCACGAGGCTTTTCGCGCCATGACTGTGCGAACTGGGGTTGAAGACTTAACCTCATTTGTTTCGGCAGTTATTCAAGCCGACCAACTTGGGGTGAGCATGGGTAAAATGCTCAAAATTCAATCCGACCAATTGCGTTTGCGCCGCCGCCAACGTGCTGAAGAAGAAGCCCAAAAAGCACCAATCAAGATGCTTTTCCCGTTGGTGTTCTTGATCTTCCCTTCGATGTTCGTGGTTATCTTGGGGCCAGCCGTGCCACGCTTGCTTGGTGGCGGTCTCTAGTGTCGCAACACGCTATTCGCAATTTAACTCGCAATAGCAACTTGGTTGAATACGCTGAGTTTGCTAATAGCTTTTTGAGCCGTGGCATGGGCCTGATGGGGCGTAAGCATTTGCCCGCCAATACAGGCTTAATCCTCTATCCCAATAATAATATTCATATGTTCTTTATGCGCTTTGCGATCGATGTGATCTTTGTTGATCGTCAACATCAGGTGGTGGGGCTGCGCGAGAACTTCAAGCCCTGGCGGCCATTTGCTGGGGCGGCCAAGGCCCGTTACACCCTCGAATTGCCAGTTGGGGTTATTCAACAATCCCAAACCCAACTCGGCGATCAATTAGCAGTTGTTCCTGCTATTTTCTAAGGCATAGCCCTAGCAAAACCTCAATCTTGCTAGGGCTATTCAATCAGCATTTCAACGCCATAGACTTTGCGAAATAGGTTGGTTTTGCGATTAGCATCCCAAATTTCAATCGAAGCGTCGCCAACCGCCTGCACCTTCACCCGCACCTGATTTTTCTCAATTTTGCAGAGCACACTTTGCACAACTTGGCTCTTGGAGCGTTCTAAATATTCGGCAATGCGCAGCAGCGCACTCAATTTGCCCACCCGCTCAAGATCGCCTTCAGCCAAAACTCCACCCAAGCCTGCATCGGTCACGCCGCCTTTGCGATGATGGCGAGTGAGCAAAGCAACCATGGCCATTTCACGATGGGTATAGCCATTTAGCATCGAGTTGAGAATTAAATATAAGCCATGTTTATGATGATCGTAAAAATTGACTGCCACGCCAATATCATGCACCACCGTCGCAGCTTCGAGCAACTCCCGTTCCCACGCTCCATAGCCATGCAAACTTTGGAGTTGATCAAACAAGGCTAGGCTTAATTCACGCACTTTGGCGACATGCACCACATTGTAGCCATAAATTCGCGCCAAATTTTCAACTGAAAACTGGCGTACATCACCAAGCAAGGGTGGTTGCGAGCCACGCAGAAATTGCTCGTAGAAGATGCCATCACGCAAACCATGGCCGCAAATCCACAAGCTATCAGCGCCACAACGTTGCATCAACGCTCGAATCAACAATACGCCAGCCGTAATCACGTCAGCGCGATCATTGTTGAGGCCATCGAGTTGCTCACGCTCGTTGCGATTGAGTTTGCTGAGGCGAGTGGCCCATTCATCGACTCGTTGCAACGACATCGTGTAGCCATGGACAATATCGAGTGGATAGCGCTGAGCACGCTGTTCGAGTTTGGCCAAGTTGCGCACCGTGCCGCCAACTCCAATTAACGGCAATTTGCTACCTTGCGGTCGAAACCAATCAAGTTCGGCTAATGCTTCATCTAGGTGACGATCGAGAGCTTTGAGTTCGGCTTTGGTCGGGGTTTCGCTGCGCAAAATTTGCTCGGTGAGCCGGACTGTACCAAGCGGCAATGATGTGGTATGCGCTAAGCCACGGCCTCGGACTAAGGCCAATTCGACGCTGCCGCCGCCAATATCAAACATAAAGCCGTTGCTGACTCCAAGCGTATTAATCATCCCGAGGTAGCTGTAGTAGGCTTCTTCATCGCCGCTGAGCACGCGTAAATCGAGGCCAGTTTCTTCTTTAACTTGGGCCAAAAAGCTAGCTTGATTGGCGGCATCGCGCACAGCACTGGTTGCCACCGCCACAACTTCGTTGACCCCTAAGGCACGGCAAAAATTGCTAAACATGCGCAGGGTTTCAATTGCCATGGCAACTGGCTCAGCTTGCAACTGGTTATCAGCGCCAACATTATGCGCCAAACGCACATTTTCTTTAACTTCTTCGACTAGTTTGAAGGAGTGATAGGGCTGGTATTGCACCACGATCATACGGGCGGTATTGGAGCCAAGGTCAATAATTCCAACGTGTTGGGTCATATAATTCTCCTCAACAACGTGTAGCAGGTCGCCCGCCAGCATAAATTTTAATAATAGACTTGGACGGTCGTGCCAACACTAGCCCAGTTGTAGAGCCATGCGGCAGCATCAAGTGGTAAGTTGACACAGCCATGGCTAATCCGCGTACCACTGCCAAATAAGTTGTGCCAGTAGGTTCCATGCAGCGCCACGCTGCCATTGAAGTACATAGCATGAGGCACATTTGGCACGACCCAAGTTTCGCCACCAAGTGAGCCACGCATGGTTTGCAAGGGCACTTTGGCATAAATTTCATAGCTACCAGTTGGGGTATTAAAGCCGTCTTTGCCAGTTGCAACAGGCGCATCAAACACGACTGTGCCATTTTCGTAGGCATACAGCCATTGCTTGCTAATATCAACTTCGATGCGTTTGCCAACGTTGGGATTGGCTGGCTTGGGCGTGGCAGTCGGCACAGGTTGGCTGGTTGGTTGGGCGGGTGCGGCGGTTGGCGGCACTTGGGTTGGCTCGGCAACTGGTTGCGGGGCAGCAGTTTGCACCGGAGCAGGCGCAACGGGATCAAATTCAAATAAATAGGGCTGCTCGTAGCTCATTCCTTCAACTAAGCCACGGGCGGCAGCAACTTCTTGGCCCAGCGGCGCTAGCTCAATCTCCTCAGGCGTGCCTGCCAACAAGGGATGCTCAATCATCAAGGCGCGTTCAAAATATTGAACCTTGAAACGTCCAGTTGGCCGCGCTTCAAATTGAGCTGGGCTAATTGGCAAGCCGAAAATTGCCACCCCACCGTTGGTTTCCCAAAATGTGCGGAAACTACCAGTTAGATCGTAGTTCGCGCCTTCGGGGCGTAAGCTTGCAGCGGCTAAACGTGGTTGTGGGCCAAAATCGCGCCATTCGGTACGTTCACGTCCAACTAAGCCCAAGCCAACACTATCAGTTTGCGGATCATACTCGAAGCGAGCGTTTTCAAAATACTGCACAACCAGCGCATCTTGCTCTAAGGGATCGGTAATTGGTTGACCAAAAATCAACTCGCCGCCATTGGTTTGCCAAAACGACGCAAACCCATAGGTATCGGTGAGCGCAGGGGTCACTGCTTGGGAGGTGCGAAAAGCCCAAAAACATAAACCAAGAACCAGAGTCAACCAGATGATCCGCCGCATAGCTGTATTCTCCGACTGATACCTGAGGCTAGAAGCAAGGTGCGGCTTCATCGTAGCAGTGCAATGAGCCGCTGTCAATTCACGTTGGTGGAAAGGTGAGGCGTTTACTCGGGCACAATATCGGCCAGCGAGGTTACGGTGATCGTGCCGCCAGCAATATCAATTGAGCGAACGACCGTGCGCACCATCGGCACCAAAATATCGGCTTGGCCTAATTTGCGTACCACTAACACATCGTTTGCGCCAGTTTCAATAATTTCAACTGCTCGCCCAATGTCTTCGCCAGCCTCGGTTTGTACTTGCAAACCAACCAAATCGTGCA
This sequence is a window from Herpetosiphon gulosus. Protein-coding genes within it:
- a CDS encoding type II secretion system F family protein, translating into MENLPPWTIPLIIALALFGAGAVIFRKLRETKSNSVDGRLATFAERSRNQTESNERGMSALASRVDSMVNRGQKGSDLARDLAQADLKLTVTEFIMMKFGSVILFALFGVFLGRANFLAVVACGVVGAIIGFIVPDKVVSFKQASRLKAFNNQLGDTVGLLANSLRSGYSLLQSMDLVSREAPPPISVEFRRVVQEVGLGLSLEDGMNNLLRRVPSDDLDLMVSAINIQAEVGGNLAEILDTIAHTIRERVRIKGQIRVLTSQARYSGYVVTLLPIAIAIIITLLNPEYMAPLMSFGLPPENWCCMPVCSAMMMIAGFFAIKSIVNIEV
- a CDS encoding type II secretion system F family protein, encoding MPLLIGLVVLVIVFGIGFMVLNQRRQTDTVSNRLAQFTERSMNLEDLELQLPFMQRVVTPILNNVFVKLGQSAKGNDKLRTNLMLAGNPGNLTPAMFTGMRIFIALALFGVIFLVCMLAKVETASTLQWSGIGGGLGFLLPAMWLGRQIKKRQKVILKALPDALDLLSISVTAGLGFDAALQRVAEKWDNELCREFRRALSDIRLGTQRHEAFRAMTVRTGVEDLTSFVSAVIQADQLGVSMGKMLKIQSDQLRLRRRQRAEEEAQKAPIKMLFPLVFLIFPSMFVVILGPAVPRLLGGGL
- a CDS encoding Ppx/GppA phosphatase family protein — encoded protein: MTQHVGIIDLGSNTARMIVVQYQPYHSFKLVEEVKENVRLAHNVGADNQLQAEPVAMAIETLRMFSNFCRALGVNEVVAVATSAVRDAANQASFLAQVKEETGLDLRVLSGDEEAYYSYLGMINTLGVSNGFMFDIGGGSVELALVRGRGLAHTTSLPLGTVRLTEQILRSETPTKAELKALDRHLDEALAELDWFRPQGSKLPLIGVGGTVRNLAKLEQRAQRYPLDIVHGYTMSLQRVDEWATRLSKLNRNEREQLDGLNNDRADVITAGVLLIRALMQRCGADSLWICGHGLRDGIFYEQFLRGSQPPLLGDVRQFSVENLARIYGYNVVHVAKVRELSLALFDQLQSLHGYGAWERELLEAATVVHDIGVAVNFYDHHKHGLYLILNSMLNGYTHREMAMVALLTRHHRKGGVTDAGLGGVLAEGDLERVGKLSALLRIAEYLERSKSQVVQSVLCKIEKNQVRVKVQAVGDASIEIWDANRKTNLFRKVYGVEMLIE
- a CDS encoding DUF192 domain-containing protein yields the protein MSQHAIRNLTRNSNLVEYAEFANSFLSRGMGLMGRKHLPANTGLILYPNNNIHMFFMRFAIDVIFVDRQHQVVGLRENFKPWRPFAGAAKARYTLELPVGVIQQSQTQLGDQLAVVPAIF
- a CDS encoding L,D-transpeptidase family protein, with product MRRIIWLTLVLGLCFWAFRTSQAVTPALTDTYGFASFWQTNGGELIFGQPITDPLEQDALVVQYFENARFEYDPQTDSVGLGLVGRERTEWRDFGPQPRLAAASLRPEGANYDLTGSFRTFWETNGGVAIFGLPISPAQFEARPTGRFKVQYFERALMIEHPLLAGTPEEIELAPLGQEVAAARGLVEGMSYEQPYLFEFDPVAPAPVQTAAPQPVAEPTQVPPTAAPAQPTSQPVPTATPKPANPNVGKRIEVDISKQWLYAYENGTVVFDAPVATGKDGFNTPTGSYEIYAKVPLQTMRGSLGGETWVVPNVPHAMYFNGSVALHGTYWHNLFGSGTRISHGCVNLPLDAAAWLYNWASVGTTVQVYY